The following is a genomic window from Takifugu rubripes chromosome 13, fTakRub1.2, whole genome shotgun sequence.
AACCACAAAAGTTCAACTAGTGATAATAATATGAAACCATCAAACAACAGACATCAGCTGCCTGGACTACATCTTAATCACACTTGACCATTTCTAATCCTCATTTTCTGCCCTGACTGATCCATACCAGCTCACCTACAGGACAGACATGTCCTCCAGGAGCCAAAAAACACTGCACTCGTGCCGTCTTCAAGCACCTGAAGCAGGCAGAGAAACTGGGTCCTGGACGGTGACCCTCATATTGTTCTATACCTTTCAGATCGGAGGCATTCAAGTGCATCTACTTTCCTTCATCATACCAAGTGTGCGATAATATATTATATAATGTTACATCCAGTCTGTAACATGTATAATATAATGTTACAGCCAGTCTCAGGGTAACTCTGGCCAACAGATTCGTTTCCGGAactcggacacacacacacacacacacacgttttagTACGCATTCGCTTGGAAATGTTATTCCACGCGCTCGACGAAGAGGAGCCTTGTGATTGGTCGATGCGTTGCTATGCAGCCAGTCAGCTGTGCGCAGCAGAAAACGCTCCGGGTGGATCCGAGCGGCTGTTGCCTGCTGTTGCATCATCATCGCTCGTCTTTGTGACTGGAGAGGGGAACTCCGGTGTTCAAACCAGACAATTCATCCGTCCTAAATTTTGCCCGACCCTCGTAAATGCGGGTCAAAATCCACACACGAACGACGTCAGCACCACACAGCCCGATCCGAACATTTTCAAGCGCTCCGACTAACTTTTGTTTCCCACAAATACTTAAGAGATCGGTTATTTTATGATCCCGGATTAGATAACCACAAACCAACGGATGGATTTCAGGGCTCATACCTCGCATTTTCCCGCGATGAATCTCAATAACGAACCGTTCTATGTCTAGCTAGGCATCTTGCCAGCTAGTTAGCATGCAATGCTAAATAGCCACTGTTCGTCTTTAGCGCAGTTTGCTGGGCCTTTTGACTCGAAAAAACGGCTTACCTTCACACAGCACCGGGAAATTGAAGTCTTTGTCCCCAATAAGAAAGTATCGAGGTAATTTTCCCAATAATATTCGTCTCTGAAGGATCCGACTGGTTTTGTTTAGAACACACATAGGACGATTGCGAAATCTCTTTTACCTAGTTCGGCAACGTTGTAGTTTGACCAATCAGAAGCGAGCAGGTCGGCGCAGAGAGGGCCGTAGACCAATAGGAGACATGCGCGCGGCAGAATGACGTAAACCCCTCCGTGACTGACAGTGCCCTTAACCAATCAGAGCCTCCGCTTCCTGTTTGTTTATGCAATTTGAGCCAGAAGGAATGAGTTCGTACATGACTTAATGTGACTGACGACACAAAAACCTGTGAATATTTGCCACAGCTTTACAACCTGTGATGGTCCGATTTTGTTTCAACATTCTAAATCCAAAACAAAAGCACTGTTTTTAATCGTTTATGACTGTAGGGTCATCATGTCTTGTCGTGTTTTATGTGTTATGTTGGGAAATGCATCACTTGACTTTTGCTATTAAATATGTAGTCTCATTTATACAATGACAATGAAGGCTTCTGAATTTTATCATATGTAAATTCTCACCTCCTGTCAAATCGCAACCAGGATTTTTAAACGTAAAAACCTGCTAATATCTGTTTCATGTGCAGTGTTTCTTACCTGTGTATGTACATACAGCcacatgtgtacacacacatatttggACTCTAGACAAGACCATTTTTGTAATGTTCTGTAATTTTAAAACTGCTCTGACTTATCAGTGTGTTTATCTCTGTGCTCTGAAAATCCTCAGGGGACCTCTGAATATAGCAGAATAATCAGTCAGAGCTAAAGGTCATGATGCTGAAGGAtgtgacattaaaatgtaattccgGTACATTCGCTGAGCCTCCTGCTTTATCCATGACAAATATAACGGCAAactatttttttctatttaatgttgcagtttgaataaaaaagaaaaacatctccAGAATTTAAGTAGGAAAAAATTAGATGGAAAAACTCAAATTCCACAATGGTGTTTCCTAAAATAAGGAGGAAAGAGAATTCGTTTCCTCCCCACGTCAACCGACAGAGGGCGCTCCGGTCCAGGAGCTGGTCCCTGGCTCGCCCATTGGCCCGGGACCCCATCCTGGTCGTCCTGAGCCTACGGGCAGCCGCGTAGTCGCCTATCGTGAAAGAGCTTAAAAACTGACATGTAAAAAATATAGGGCTTGAATTACTGGAAACGGATCTGCAATCGCAGACGATTTTAAGTTCAACAGAtgtatttgtcattttctttgtttacgGTTTCTGATATTTAGGAtctattattataattattatttatgatATTTATGGATActcctcagctccacctgaTCAATGATCACCGATCACCGGTTGATTAGTCTCTACAGCTTCtgccctcgctctctctctctctccctcgctctctctctctccctcgctctctctctttcctgtgCGCGTGAACGGGGCTCCCCGCCCACTCCTCACACTATATAAACCCACTTTGACAGTTCTGTCCCGACTACAGCAGCAGGATATTGCTTTATTCGGTGTGCCGGAGCAGTTGTCGACCCGGTCCCGTCCTCGCGAAGCCTCACCGACTGTGCCAGGTTCTCCGAATTGCAAGCAGCGGAACGACCCTCACCAACTcattaaactccttcaccctaTTTCCCCGGAGCTTCTCGCCATGCCTGCCCGGGTCTAAGTTCTCCATGGAGCTCACAAACCTGTACGAGGTCGCACCCCGGCCCCTAATGAGCAGCCTGAACCACGTCCAGCAGGCGTCCTCCGGCTACAGGGAAGCAGCGGAACTCGGTGGAGACATCGGGGACAACGAGACGTCCATCGACCTGAGCGCCTACATCGACCCGGCGGCCTTCAACGACGATTTCCTAGCGGACCTTTTCCACCACAGTGCACGACAGGACAAGCTCAAGACCATGAACGGGGAATACGACTCGGTCCAGTGTGGTCCGGGTCCACAGCAGCTCTACATGTCCAACTACATGGAGTCCAAACTGGAGCCGCTCTACGACCACAACCCGCCGCGGATACGACCCGTGGCCATCAAGCAGGAGCCCCAGGACGACGTGGACCTGAACCCGGGCCTGCAGCCTACTTACCACCACACGAACACGCATTCCCAGCAGTACTCGCAACATTCccagcagccgcagccgcaCCTCCAGTACCAGATTGCGCACTGCGCGCAGACTACCATGCACCTTCAGCCGGGTCACCCGACCCCCCCGCCGACCCCGGTGCCCAGTCCGCATCAGCACGCGCTCCCTCACCACCATCACGTGCAACAGCCGCGCACCAGCAGTGCCAAACACAAGAAGTACATCGACAAGCACAGCGCGGAGTACCGGCTGCGGCGCGAGCGCAACAACGTGGCCGTGCGCAAAAGTCGCGACAAGGCGAAGCTGCGCAACCTGGAGACGCAGCACAAGGTGGTGGAGCTGACGGCCGACAACGACAGGCTGCGGCGGCGCGTCGAGCACCTCACCCGGGAACTCGATACGCTACGGGGCATCTTCAGACAGCTACCGGACGGATCGTTCAAGCCCAGCTGAGGTTTCCCCACtgtgggaggactgggagaacTGGCGCGCTCGAGCTCAGAGGCAGCTGTGGGacttggggaggggggggggggagacgtcGGTAAAACGCATTACGTTTCTGgacaaaactgaagaaaactCTTCGGGCTGCACGTAGGTGACGCCACTCGGCGTCTTCTCACCCTCGGATCACTTATCGGTCGCTTATTGATCAGCCGCTGTGAAGGAGGCCGGACTCTTCCGACTCTTCGTGCCTTCGTGCAGCAGCAACGCTCTGCAGCTCATGGTGACGCGATGCGTTCACGTGTGTCCAAACTGAATCTGGTAACTGCAAGCAGATCCGAACACCTGGAATGTAGACGGGCGAGGGCTCCGAAGGCGTGGAACCGGCTCCCTCGCCTGTTCAGGTGGACTGAAGCAGCTCCTGTTGCAGTGAAACGTGGACGCGAGGTTTTCCCACACAGTTGCTCTCTTCATGCAACAAGTTGCTCTGATACGttattgaaaaacaaaatgtgaTCAGAGTTTCTATgcaccccctacacacacacacacacacacacacacacacacacacacacacacagagtgccttctgatgacctttgacctgcaggaaAAGGAAGCACTTTTTTACAAACTAATATTAAACCAAATTTCTTCTTGACTGTAAaatacatgtatgtatgtatgaatgGATATATATAGTAAATATATGTGAAATGCCAAAAATCTGAATgataataaataaagctgtttcatCACATTCTGACTCTTTTACTGAACATAAGTTCATGAAGTATTTTGTTGTTGTCTGTCAGTGTTAaatgtcccagtataaccagttagacagttcatttaaaaaaaaaaaaaggttaaaaaaatcACAGCTGATCATCATCACAAGCATTTCGGCTcccggctgctgtcagatggAGGATGGTGCTGGTGGGAAGTGGCCAGAGGTTAAATGAAGCTGTGAGACGCGCTAACAGACGCTAACGGCGGCAGTCTGTTGTTTTCTCATTCAGACTGAAAGTCTCAGTCTCATCGAGGAAGTTCCCCGAACTGTACAGATTCTCCTCAGTATCAACGTATAGAAAGATCAGAAAATTGCTGCTTTACATTTAAACTGACCAAGTCAGGTGTTCCCATGGCAATAAAGTAATATTTCACATGTCATCTGAGTGTTGGATTTCTCCATGGGCGGAGCAGAGGTGCTATACCGCATCCAACCACCAGGCTTCACTCAGGAGGAAGCTCACTTGGGTGACATTGTGCACAGGTGTCACCATCAAATGAGGAAGATAATGCAGATTTTCTCACTGgtatcccagcatgctttgggGCTGATACTTTTGGGGACTTTCAATCATcagtgtgtggtggtgtggAAACACAAACCTTTCCACAAGTATCTGACACCTTAATAATAGACAGAATGATGAAAGTAAAGtcccttcagctccagctctggtgctgctgttccacGCTGAAGGGGTGGAGCTCTGAAGGCACCCCAGaagagctgagagggactggTCACATCTGTGGAACATGTAGGAGGATCACTGAAGTTCCTACGAACACAagcagcacacacgcacatacacacacacacgcacaaacccACATCCTTGTACTGTCCTCATTGTGAGAACTTCCACACATGCCTGGTGCGCTAACTActcacccctgaccctgacctccacCTAAATCcaatcctaacctaaccttcAAAGCAGGTCTTTGAAAGTCCTTTGAGAggcagccaaaatgtcctcatttgtCAAAAATGTCCCCTCTTTGCTTGTAGAACGAGGATCTTTGTACAGTATATGGTCCATATGTGGCAagcacaaaaaaacacacacacacagacacacacacacacacattctgtttgctTTGAGGTTTTTCCTCTTTACCAGAAAGTCTTCTAAATCAGAAGACGTTGTTCCTCCTTTGGTGGGAGAGTTTCCTCTTTGTTAGCCTAGCATTGAAGGCTAACTCAGTACTCATCCTCtagatgctgcagcagaggaatgTGTCAAGTTCTCAGCTGCAGCGAAGCACACCTCAGAAATTAGAAAGAGGAATTTTGCTGGGGGGGTTTATCTTATCAGTGTTTACTGTAAGCACTGCCGACGTCTGTCTGCTTGGCTCCATTGAGATGGTTCTCACTGTGGGCCTGATCTGATGGCTGCCAGCTGTTCTGAGTTCTGATGGCTACAGATCTCTGACTCAGTCATTCTGTACTCAGGTAAAGTCACCAtcatcagtctgtgtgtgtgcgtgtgtgtgtgtgtgttcttgtacatgaaGCTAGGAGGGCCACAAGACATATGACATTATGTCTGGTCCTCAAAATTCAAAGGTTCCTGTCAAAAATGGGGTCTAGGTTACACTCCTCCCTTGGTTCAAGTCCTGATCCAGGAGGTTCTGCTGGGGTCCGTTCCATTTCTGCTAGCTTGGGGCAGATACTGGGAGGGTCTTTAAGCATGAGGCCAGCAGGAGCTCTGAATGGGAGCtggaagcagcttcctgttagCAACACAGCTACATCCAACAGTTTCTGACAGTGATGACAAGTTTCAGGGGGGCTTGTGAGGTCCAACAGGTACCATTCTGTTTTCTTGCTACCCAGAAGAAGATTCTAAACTCTGCCAATTGAGATATGAATGTGTTCTCTTTTCTAGAACTCT
Proteins encoded in this region:
- the cebpa gene encoding CCAAT/enhancer-binding protein alpha; amino-acid sequence: MELTNLYEVAPRPLMSSLNHVQQASSGYREAAELGGDIGDNETSIDLSAYIDPAAFNDDFLADLFHHSARQDKLKTMNGEYDSVQCGPGPQQLYMSNYMESKLEPLYDHNPPRIRPVAIKQEPQDDVDLNPGLQPTYHHTNTHSQQYSQHSQQPQPHLQYQIAHCAQTTMHLQPGHPTPPPTPVPSPHQHALPHHHHVQQPRTSSAKHKKYIDKHSAEYRLRRERNNVAVRKSRDKAKLRNLETQHKVVELTADNDRLRRRVEHLTRELDTLRGIFRQLPDGSFKPS